Proteins encoded together in one Mus caroli chromosome 4, CAROLI_EIJ_v1.1, whole genome shotgun sequence window:
- the LOC110292487 gene encoding LOW QUALITY PROTEIN: sentrin-specific protease 2-like (The sequence of the model RefSeq protein was modified relative to this genomic sequence to represent the inferred CDS: inserted 1 base in 1 codon), protein MVAVSECLSPEERKKWCSEEKSVTEKKGCVKGEGRRGNSLEPGTRAQIILDSCRGNSLLPNKMAVLAAEKKLLIDQEKGREMDQIFDITEDMEKEIENALGPGPQEEILSSRFKLQITRGDIQTLKNGQWLNDEVINFYMNLLVERNENQGYPALHVFSTFFYXKLKHSGYSSLKRWTRDINLSEKELILVPIHQMVHWSLVVIDLRKRSIVYFDSLGQTGKSICETIFQYLQKESKKLRNIELDPLEWKQYSVTSEEIPLQLNGNDCGMFTCKYADYITRDQPVTFSQQHMPTFRKRMVWEILHSQLL, encoded by the exons AATGTCTTTcaccagaggaaagaaagaagtggtGTTCTGAGGAGAAATCTGTTACAGAGAAGAAAGGTTGTGTAAAGGgcgaaggaagaagggggaacaGCTTGGAGCCGGGAACACGGGCTCAGATCATCCTGGATAGCTGCAGAGGCAATAGCTTACTCCCCAACAAGATGGCAGTACTTGCAGCAGAGAAAAAGCTTCTCATAGACCAAGAAAAGGGCAGAGAAATGGATCAAATCTTTGATATTACAGAGGACATGGAGAAGGAAATTGAGAATGCATTGGGTCCAGGACCCCAAGAGGAAATCCTAAGTTCCAGATTCAAGTTGCAAATCACCAGAGGAGATATTCAGACCCTGAAGAATGGTCAGTGGCTCAATGATGAGGTCATCAATTTCTACATGAACCTTCTTgttgagagaaatgaaaaccaaggCTACCCAGCTCTTCATGTCTTTAGCACTTTCTTTT CCAAGCTAAAGCACAGTGGTTACAGTTCCTTGAAAAGATGGACTCGAGACATCAATCTCTCTGAAAAAGAACTCATCTTGGTGCCTATTCACCAGATGGTACATTGGAGCCTGGTAGTAATTGATTTAAGAAAACGAAGTATTGTATACTTCGATTCCCTGGGACAGACAGGGAAGTCTATCTGCGAGACCATCTTCCAATATTTACAAAAAGAGAGCAAGAAACTCAGGAACATTGAGCTGGACCCTTTGGAGTGGAAGCAGTACAGTGTGACATCAGAGGAGATTCCTCTGCAACTGAATGGGAATGACTGTGGAATGTTTACCTGTAAATACGCAGATTATATCACTAGGGACCAACCTGTGACCTTTTCTCAGCAACACATGCCCACCTTCAGGAAGAGGATGGTATGGGAAATCCTACACAGTCAATTACTGTAA